A region of Argentina anserina chromosome 5, drPotAnse1.1, whole genome shotgun sequence DNA encodes the following proteins:
- the LOC126793802 gene encoding uncharacterized protein LOC126793802 isoform X2, protein MQLMSLHYWERGPFRFWIAGQIRALGLREIGGGFTKHHRAPSIRSACYAIAKPSTMVQKMNNKKKLRGHRNAVYCAIFDRSGRYVITGSDDRLVKIWSMETALCLTSCRGHEGDITDLAVSSNNTLVASASNDFVIRVWCLPDGCPISVLQGHTGAVTAIAFSPRPNTNYQLLSSSDDGTCRIWDARYSQYRPRIFMPKPSDPLTGKSNGISSLGPSSSSSPQCHQILCCAYNASGTVFVTGSSDTFARVYSALKFTTDDPEQPIHELDVLSGHENDVNYVQFSGCAIPSKSSHSDFLKEENIMKSKNSWFCHNNIVTCSRDGSAIIWVPKSHRSHGKFGRWIRAYHLKVPPPPLPPQPPRGGPRQRFLPTPRGVNMIVWSLDNRFVLAAIMDCRICVWNAVDGSLVHSLTGHNASSYVLDVHPFNPRIAMSAGYDGQTIIWDIWEGTPIKIYEVGHVKLVDGKFSADGTSIVLSDDVGQIYLINTGEGESQKDAKYDQFFLGDYRPLVRDNAGHILDQETQLPPHRRNYQDPICDSSMIPYPEPYQSQYQRRRLGALKMEWKPSSVNFAVGLDIGAGMDYHLPPLPDWERVIEPLPDFIDTMLWEPENEFISEDTDSDFHVTEENSSEEERANINTSSSSAPECSADDSEVECSHKDGLRRSRRKTQKVTSSERRGKKRNLSEEDGIISGSNKIKNPKGGRKVSKRKVRAKTSRPQRVAARNARNVLSQNPGTSTDEEENDWEADSSDSEHHENKIHSQSNECDGSFQNMQDILNKDKSSPHEIHDIANSLAVPESQTNVERKRLVLKLPLRRDSKKQEVLQDSSSSRYHEAGLDKEINNSSVDGASSLAGAVNVQFSGNLMTNVFTDPGKTIEAGNPVEASFCDIDNKIRWGEVKSRTPKHARKHSDVSMDNASLKYLSQEEIGSGTLMRGNSSYMDRTSNLEIPEMSGGSGTSSSRRFFSKDKTKAEGFDGKLEENTSRINAYYDAGLNLSEAATDSARRLRTLKIKATSREPDSLSRIPKSRGGYQRTSVDAEDSSTKVCDTRLLRSRSTRNQSDQIVSSQRMLTDPVGKLSWLMLSKHEEGYRYIPQLGDEVVYLRQGHQEYMDLALKSDLGPWGPWGSLKEKIRAVEICKVISLDYDTMPGSGESCTKILFKFVESSSAVNGKTFKLTMPEIDFSDFIVEKSWYDAATGRNWAVGEHCEVWWRDSGGGGTWWQGEIVGCQAKSLEFPDSPWLTYEVRYEKEDGVPHRHCPWELHDASMSWKSPHIDHESRDKLLHYFSKSEKKDFEAIRQMNLAVQKVDFCNSFPVQLFPELIRERLKNDYYRSLEAVKHDITQMLENARHYFKRNELQARIKHLSKWFKKKVSRL, encoded by the exons ATGCAGCTGATGTCCCTACATTATTGGGAACGGGGTCCTTTTCGCTTCTGGATT GCTGGACAAATTCGTGCCCTAGGTTTAAGGGAAATTGGAGGAGGTTTCACTAAGCATCATCGTGCACCATCCATTCGCTCTGCATGCTATGCCATTGCTAAACCATCAACTATGGTACAAAAAATGAACAACAAAAAGAAGCTCAGGGGGCATCGTAATGCTGTCTATTGTG CCATTTTTGATCGGTCTGGAAGATATGTTATCACTGGATCGGATGATCGTCTTGTCAAGATTTGGTCAATGGAAACTGCACTTTGCTTGACTAGCTGTCGTGGACACGAA GGTGATATTACTGACTTGGCTGTGAGTTCAAACAACACATTGGTGGCATCTGCTTCAAATGATTTTGTTATTCGAGTT TGGTGTTTGCCAGATGGATGTCCCATTTCCGTTCTGCAGGGCCATACTGGAGCTGTGACTGCTATTGCATTCAGTCCAAGGCCTAATACAAATTACCAACTGTTATC GTCATCAGATGATGGGACATGTCGAATTTGGGATGCTAGGTACTCCCAATATCGTCCAAGGATATTCATGCCAAAACCTTCGGATCCTTTAACAG GGAAGAGCAATGGTATTTCAAGTCTTGGACCCTCATCAAGCAGTAGCCCACAGTGCCATCAAATACTTTGTTGTGCTTACAATGCTAGTGGAACTGTTTTTGTCACCGGTAGCTCTGATACTTTTGCCCGG GTATACAGTGCTTTGAAATTTACCACGGATGACCCAGAACAACCAATACATGAGCTGGATGTCTTGTCTGGCCATGAGAATGATGTCAATTACGTGCAATTCAG TGGTTGTGCCATTCCATCAAAATCTTCACATTCTGACTTTTTGAAGGAGGAGAATATTATGAAATCCAAAAATTCATG GTTTTGTCATAACAACATAGTTACCTGCTCACGTGATGGCAGTGCCATTATATGGGTTCCAAAATCACACAGATCGCAT GGAAAATTTGGACGATGGATCCGTGCTTACCATCTCAAAGTTCCACCTCCTCCACTGCCTCCTCAACCTCCTCGAGGTGGCCCACGTCAGAGATTTCTTCCTACCCCTCGTGGTGTAAACATGATTGTATGGAGTCTGGATAACCGCTTTGTGCTTGCAGCTATCATGG ATTGCAGAATATGTGTTTGGAATGCTGTTGATGGTAGTTTAGTACATTCTTTGACCGGTCATAATGCATCT TCTTATGTTCTGGATGTTCATCCCTTTAATCCTCGGATTGCTATGAGTGCTGGGTATGATGGACAAACAATCATATGGGAT ATCTGGGAAGGAACACCCATCAAGATTTATGAAGTTGGGCACGTTAAGTTGGTTGATGGGAAGTTTTCTGC GGATGGGACATCCATTGTACTCTCAGATGATGTGGGCCagatatatttaataaacACAGGTGAAGGAGAGTCCCAGAAAGATGCTAAATATGATCAG TTCTTCCTGGGAGATTATCGCCCCCTTGTGCGGGATAATGCTGGGCATATTCTTGATCAG GAGACCCAGCTTCCTCCTCATCGAAGAAATTATCAAGATCCTATCTGCGATTCAA GTATGATTCCATATCCAGAGCCATACCAGAGTCAATACCAGAGGCGGCGTCTGGGTGCTTTGAAAATGGAGTGGAAACCGTCTTCAGTAAATTTTGCAGTTGGCCTGGATATTGGTGCAGGCATGGACTATCACTTGCCTCCGTTGCCCGATTGGGAGAGAGTGATAGAGCCACTTCCAGATTTCATCGATACCATGCTATGGGAGCcagaaaatgaattcataagtGAGGACACGGATTCAGATTTTCATGTTACTGAGGAAAATTCGAGTGAAGAGGAGAGAGCAAATATTAACACCAGCTCCTCTAGTGCTCCAGAATGCAGCGCAGATGACAGTGAAGTTGAATGTAGCCATAAGGATGGACTTCGCAGATCGAGAAGAAAAACACAAAAG GTTACCTCTTCTGAGAGACGCGGGAAGAAAAGGAATCTGAGCGAGGAGGATGGCATTATATCTGGAagtaacaaaattaaaaatccAAAAGGTGGCCGGAAAGTTTCAAAGAGGAAAGTTAGAGCAAAAACGTCGAGACCTCAGAGAGTTGCAGCACGGAATGCTCGTAATGTGCTTTCTCAGAACCCTGGAACATCtacagatgaagaagaaaatgactgGGAAGCTGACTCATCAGATAGTGAACATCATGAGAATAAGATCCATAGTCAAAGCAATGAGTGTGATGGAAGCTTTCAGAACATGCAAGACATACTGAATAAAGATAAATCATCTCCACATGAGATTCATGATATCGCCAATTCTCTAGCTGTTCCTGAATCTCAAACAAAtgttgaaagaaaaagattggTTTTGAAGCTTCCGCTCCGTCGTGATTCAAAGAAACAAGAGGTTTTGCAAGATTCTTCATCTTCTAGATATCATGAAGCTGGTCTAGATAAGGAGATAAATAATAGCTCTGTGGATGGAGCTTCATCTTTGGCAGGTGCCGTTAATGTGCAGTTCTCTGGAAATCTCATGACCAATGTGTTTACAGATCCTGGGAAAACCATAGAGGCTGGGAATCCTGTGGAGGCATCTTTTTGTGACATCGATAACAAAATTAGGTGGGGAGAGGTTAAAAGCCGCACACCAAAGCATGCAAGAAAGCACTCTGATGTATCAATGGATAATGCTTCTCTCAAGTATCTTTCACAGGAGGAAATAGGTTCTGGAACCTTAATGCGTGGAAATTCTTCATACATGGACCGGACTTCAAATCTGGAAATACCAGAAATGAGTGGAGGTTCTGGCACATCAAGTTCGCGGAGATTTTTTAGCAAGGACAAGACAAAAGCAGAAGGCTTTGATGGTAAATTGGAAGAAAATACTTCTCGTATCAATGCTTATTATGATGCAGGATTGAATCTCTCTGAAGCTGCAACTGATTCAGCACGCAGGCTAAGAACCTTAAAGATCAAGGCGACTTCACGTGAACCGGACTCTTTGAGCCGTATCCCTAAATCGAGAGGGGGCTATCAGAGGACATCAGTAGATGCAGAAGATTCTTCCACCAAAGTCTGTGATACAAGACTTCTGAGATCGAGGTCTACTAGAAATCAGTCGGACCAAATTGTGTCATCTCAAAGGATGTTGACTGACCCTGTTGGAAAATTATCATGGCTGATGTTGTCTAAACACGAGGAAGGTTACCGTTATATTCCCCAGCTAGGTGATGAAGTTGTATACCTGAGACAg GGTCATCAAGAGTATATGGACTTGGCTTTGAAGTCAGATCTGGGCCCTTGGGGTCCATGGGGATCACTGAAGGAAAAAATCAGAGCTGTGGAAATCTGCAAGGTTATAAGCCTTGATTATGATACCATGCCTGGTTCAGGAGAAAGTTGTACCAAGATCTTATTCAAATTTGTGGAGTCTTCTTCAGCTGTGAATGGTAAAACCTTCAAATTAACAATGCCCGAAATTGACTTCAGTGACTTCATAGTTGAGAAAAGCTGGTATGATGCTGCCACTGGAAGAAACTGGGCAGTGGGAGAACACTGTGAGGTCTGGTGGAGGGACTCAGGGGGAGGCGGCACGTGGTGGCAAGGTGAAATTGTGGGATGTCAGGCGAAATCTCTTGAGTTTCCTGATAGCCCGTGGTTAACGTATGAGGTTAGGTATGAGAAGGAAGATGGCGTACCTCATAGGCATTGTCCTTGGGAATTGCATGATGCGTCCATGTCATGGAAATCACCTCATATTGATCATGAAAGCAGAGATAAGCTGCTTCACTATTTCTCTAAATCTGAAAAGAAG GACTTTGAGGCCATCCGACAAATGAATCTAGCTGTTCAGAAGGTGGATTTCTGCAACAG CTTTCCTGTTCAATTGTTCCCTGAACTGATCAGAGAAAGGTTAAAGAATGACTATTATAGGAGCTTGGAAGCAGTGAAGCATGACATAACCCAGATGCTAGAAAACGCCCGGCATTACTTCAAGAGAAATGAATTGCAAGCCAGGATTAAGCACCTTTCAAAATGGTTTAAGAAAAAAGTTTCTAGGTTGTAG
- the LOC126793802 gene encoding uncharacterized protein LOC126793802 isoform X1 produces the protein MDPWKCTPFGGANSLNTAPSNLLIKVNERAKVEKEERNTGHTVEAGADVDIKEVYFLIMHFLSVGPCRKTFEQLANDLLEHQLLPRRYHAWFSRSGVSNPDDNDSNSSFPLSYNKLVERYPHIQNDHLVKLLKQLMLTIATPVHGKVGRNTLNAADVPTLLGTGSFSLLDCDRNVVNRGVKPLPSYLRWPYMQAGQIRALGLREIGGGFTKHHRAPSIRSACYAIAKPSTMVQKMNNKKKLRGHRNAVYCAIFDRSGRYVITGSDDRLVKIWSMETALCLTSCRGHEGDITDLAVSSNNTLVASASNDFVIRVWCLPDGCPISVLQGHTGAVTAIAFSPRPNTNYQLLSSSDDGTCRIWDARYSQYRPRIFMPKPSDPLTGKSNGISSLGPSSSSSPQCHQILCCAYNASGTVFVTGSSDTFARVYSALKFTTDDPEQPIHELDVLSGHENDVNYVQFSGCAIPSKSSHSDFLKEENIMKSKNSWFCHNNIVTCSRDGSAIIWVPKSHRSHGKFGRWIRAYHLKVPPPPLPPQPPRGGPRQRFLPTPRGVNMIVWSLDNRFVLAAIMDCRICVWNAVDGSLVHSLTGHNASSYVLDVHPFNPRIAMSAGYDGQTIIWDIWEGTPIKIYEVGHVKLVDGKFSADGTSIVLSDDVGQIYLINTGEGESQKDAKYDQFFLGDYRPLVRDNAGHILDQETQLPPHRRNYQDPICDSSMIPYPEPYQSQYQRRRLGALKMEWKPSSVNFAVGLDIGAGMDYHLPPLPDWERVIEPLPDFIDTMLWEPENEFISEDTDSDFHVTEENSSEEERANINTSSSSAPECSADDSEVECSHKDGLRRSRRKTQKVTSSERRGKKRNLSEEDGIISGSNKIKNPKGGRKVSKRKVRAKTSRPQRVAARNARNVLSQNPGTSTDEEENDWEADSSDSEHHENKIHSQSNECDGSFQNMQDILNKDKSSPHEIHDIANSLAVPESQTNVERKRLVLKLPLRRDSKKQEVLQDSSSSRYHEAGLDKEINNSSVDGASSLAGAVNVQFSGNLMTNVFTDPGKTIEAGNPVEASFCDIDNKIRWGEVKSRTPKHARKHSDVSMDNASLKYLSQEEIGSGTLMRGNSSYMDRTSNLEIPEMSGGSGTSSSRRFFSKDKTKAEGFDGKLEENTSRINAYYDAGLNLSEAATDSARRLRTLKIKATSREPDSLSRIPKSRGGYQRTSVDAEDSSTKVCDTRLLRSRSTRNQSDQIVSSQRMLTDPVGKLSWLMLSKHEEGYRYIPQLGDEVVYLRQGHQEYMDLALKSDLGPWGPWGSLKEKIRAVEICKVISLDYDTMPGSGESCTKILFKFVESSSAVNGKTFKLTMPEIDFSDFIVEKSWYDAATGRNWAVGEHCEVWWRDSGGGGTWWQGEIVGCQAKSLEFPDSPWLTYEVRYEKEDGVPHRHCPWELHDASMSWKSPHIDHESRDKLLHYFSKSEKKDFEAIRQMNLAVQKVDFCNSFPVQLFPELIRERLKNDYYRSLEAVKHDITQMLENARHYFKRNELQARIKHLSKWFKKKVSRL, from the exons ATGGATCCTTGGAAGTGCACTCCGTTTGGTGGTGCGAATTCTCTTAATACAGCACCTTCAAATCTATTAATTAAGGTGAATGAGAGGGCTAAAGttgaaaaagaagagagaaataCAGGTCACACTGTTGAGGCTGGAGCAGATGTAGATATTAAAGAAGTATACTTTTTGATTATGCATTTTCTATCTGTTGGGCCATGTCGGAAGACTTTTGAACAACTTGCGAATGATCTTTTGGAACATCAACTTCTGCCTAGAAGGTATCATGCGTGGTTTTCAAGAAGCGGTGTAAGCAATCCCGATGATAATGATAGTAACAGCTCTTTCCCACTGAGTTACAACAAGTTGGTTGAAAG GTATCCTCATATACAGAATGATCACTTGGTAAAGCTTCTAAAGCAACTGATGTTGACTATAGCCACTCCTGTGCATGGCAAGGTTGGAAGGAATACTCTGAATGCAGCTGATGTCCCTACATTATTGGGAACGGGGTCCTTTTCGCTTCTGGATT GTGATAGAAATGTGGTAAATAGGGGAGTTAAACCGCTTCCTTCTTACCTGCGTTGGCCTTACATGCAGGCTGGACAAATTCGTGCCCTAGGTTTAAGGGAAATTGGAGGAGGTTTCACTAAGCATCATCGTGCACCATCCATTCGCTCTGCATGCTATGCCATTGCTAAACCATCAACTATGGTACAAAAAATGAACAACAAAAAGAAGCTCAGGGGGCATCGTAATGCTGTCTATTGTG CCATTTTTGATCGGTCTGGAAGATATGTTATCACTGGATCGGATGATCGTCTTGTCAAGATTTGGTCAATGGAAACTGCACTTTGCTTGACTAGCTGTCGTGGACACGAA GGTGATATTACTGACTTGGCTGTGAGTTCAAACAACACATTGGTGGCATCTGCTTCAAATGATTTTGTTATTCGAGTT TGGTGTTTGCCAGATGGATGTCCCATTTCCGTTCTGCAGGGCCATACTGGAGCTGTGACTGCTATTGCATTCAGTCCAAGGCCTAATACAAATTACCAACTGTTATC GTCATCAGATGATGGGACATGTCGAATTTGGGATGCTAGGTACTCCCAATATCGTCCAAGGATATTCATGCCAAAACCTTCGGATCCTTTAACAG GGAAGAGCAATGGTATTTCAAGTCTTGGACCCTCATCAAGCAGTAGCCCACAGTGCCATCAAATACTTTGTTGTGCTTACAATGCTAGTGGAACTGTTTTTGTCACCGGTAGCTCTGATACTTTTGCCCGG GTATACAGTGCTTTGAAATTTACCACGGATGACCCAGAACAACCAATACATGAGCTGGATGTCTTGTCTGGCCATGAGAATGATGTCAATTACGTGCAATTCAG TGGTTGTGCCATTCCATCAAAATCTTCACATTCTGACTTTTTGAAGGAGGAGAATATTATGAAATCCAAAAATTCATG GTTTTGTCATAACAACATAGTTACCTGCTCACGTGATGGCAGTGCCATTATATGGGTTCCAAAATCACACAGATCGCAT GGAAAATTTGGACGATGGATCCGTGCTTACCATCTCAAAGTTCCACCTCCTCCACTGCCTCCTCAACCTCCTCGAGGTGGCCCACGTCAGAGATTTCTTCCTACCCCTCGTGGTGTAAACATGATTGTATGGAGTCTGGATAACCGCTTTGTGCTTGCAGCTATCATGG ATTGCAGAATATGTGTTTGGAATGCTGTTGATGGTAGTTTAGTACATTCTTTGACCGGTCATAATGCATCT TCTTATGTTCTGGATGTTCATCCCTTTAATCCTCGGATTGCTATGAGTGCTGGGTATGATGGACAAACAATCATATGGGAT ATCTGGGAAGGAACACCCATCAAGATTTATGAAGTTGGGCACGTTAAGTTGGTTGATGGGAAGTTTTCTGC GGATGGGACATCCATTGTACTCTCAGATGATGTGGGCCagatatatttaataaacACAGGTGAAGGAGAGTCCCAGAAAGATGCTAAATATGATCAG TTCTTCCTGGGAGATTATCGCCCCCTTGTGCGGGATAATGCTGGGCATATTCTTGATCAG GAGACCCAGCTTCCTCCTCATCGAAGAAATTATCAAGATCCTATCTGCGATTCAA GTATGATTCCATATCCAGAGCCATACCAGAGTCAATACCAGAGGCGGCGTCTGGGTGCTTTGAAAATGGAGTGGAAACCGTCTTCAGTAAATTTTGCAGTTGGCCTGGATATTGGTGCAGGCATGGACTATCACTTGCCTCCGTTGCCCGATTGGGAGAGAGTGATAGAGCCACTTCCAGATTTCATCGATACCATGCTATGGGAGCcagaaaatgaattcataagtGAGGACACGGATTCAGATTTTCATGTTACTGAGGAAAATTCGAGTGAAGAGGAGAGAGCAAATATTAACACCAGCTCCTCTAGTGCTCCAGAATGCAGCGCAGATGACAGTGAAGTTGAATGTAGCCATAAGGATGGACTTCGCAGATCGAGAAGAAAAACACAAAAG GTTACCTCTTCTGAGAGACGCGGGAAGAAAAGGAATCTGAGCGAGGAGGATGGCATTATATCTGGAagtaacaaaattaaaaatccAAAAGGTGGCCGGAAAGTTTCAAAGAGGAAAGTTAGAGCAAAAACGTCGAGACCTCAGAGAGTTGCAGCACGGAATGCTCGTAATGTGCTTTCTCAGAACCCTGGAACATCtacagatgaagaagaaaatgactgGGAAGCTGACTCATCAGATAGTGAACATCATGAGAATAAGATCCATAGTCAAAGCAATGAGTGTGATGGAAGCTTTCAGAACATGCAAGACATACTGAATAAAGATAAATCATCTCCACATGAGATTCATGATATCGCCAATTCTCTAGCTGTTCCTGAATCTCAAACAAAtgttgaaagaaaaagattggTTTTGAAGCTTCCGCTCCGTCGTGATTCAAAGAAACAAGAGGTTTTGCAAGATTCTTCATCTTCTAGATATCATGAAGCTGGTCTAGATAAGGAGATAAATAATAGCTCTGTGGATGGAGCTTCATCTTTGGCAGGTGCCGTTAATGTGCAGTTCTCTGGAAATCTCATGACCAATGTGTTTACAGATCCTGGGAAAACCATAGAGGCTGGGAATCCTGTGGAGGCATCTTTTTGTGACATCGATAACAAAATTAGGTGGGGAGAGGTTAAAAGCCGCACACCAAAGCATGCAAGAAAGCACTCTGATGTATCAATGGATAATGCTTCTCTCAAGTATCTTTCACAGGAGGAAATAGGTTCTGGAACCTTAATGCGTGGAAATTCTTCATACATGGACCGGACTTCAAATCTGGAAATACCAGAAATGAGTGGAGGTTCTGGCACATCAAGTTCGCGGAGATTTTTTAGCAAGGACAAGACAAAAGCAGAAGGCTTTGATGGTAAATTGGAAGAAAATACTTCTCGTATCAATGCTTATTATGATGCAGGATTGAATCTCTCTGAAGCTGCAACTGATTCAGCACGCAGGCTAAGAACCTTAAAGATCAAGGCGACTTCACGTGAACCGGACTCTTTGAGCCGTATCCCTAAATCGAGAGGGGGCTATCAGAGGACATCAGTAGATGCAGAAGATTCTTCCACCAAAGTCTGTGATACAAGACTTCTGAGATCGAGGTCTACTAGAAATCAGTCGGACCAAATTGTGTCATCTCAAAGGATGTTGACTGACCCTGTTGGAAAATTATCATGGCTGATGTTGTCTAAACACGAGGAAGGTTACCGTTATATTCCCCAGCTAGGTGATGAAGTTGTATACCTGAGACAg GGTCATCAAGAGTATATGGACTTGGCTTTGAAGTCAGATCTGGGCCCTTGGGGTCCATGGGGATCACTGAAGGAAAAAATCAGAGCTGTGGAAATCTGCAAGGTTATAAGCCTTGATTATGATACCATGCCTGGTTCAGGAGAAAGTTGTACCAAGATCTTATTCAAATTTGTGGAGTCTTCTTCAGCTGTGAATGGTAAAACCTTCAAATTAACAATGCCCGAAATTGACTTCAGTGACTTCATAGTTGAGAAAAGCTGGTATGATGCTGCCACTGGAAGAAACTGGGCAGTGGGAGAACACTGTGAGGTCTGGTGGAGGGACTCAGGGGGAGGCGGCACGTGGTGGCAAGGTGAAATTGTGGGATGTCAGGCGAAATCTCTTGAGTTTCCTGATAGCCCGTGGTTAACGTATGAGGTTAGGTATGAGAAGGAAGATGGCGTACCTCATAGGCATTGTCCTTGGGAATTGCATGATGCGTCCATGTCATGGAAATCACCTCATATTGATCATGAAAGCAGAGATAAGCTGCTTCACTATTTCTCTAAATCTGAAAAGAAG GACTTTGAGGCCATCCGACAAATGAATCTAGCTGTTCAGAAGGTGGATTTCTGCAACAG CTTTCCTGTTCAATTGTTCCCTGAACTGATCAGAGAAAGGTTAAAGAATGACTATTATAGGAGCTTGGAAGCAGTGAAGCATGACATAACCCAGATGCTAGAAAACGCCCGGCATTACTTCAAGAGAAATGAATTGCAAGCCAGGATTAAGCACCTTTCAAAATGGTTTAAGAAAAAAGTTTCTAGGTTGTAG
- the LOC126795901 gene encoding transcription initiation factor IIB-like gives MLYCSECCFQTDVVFDHSTGDAVCNSCGLVLESHCIDETTEWRTFDDSNHDPNRVGAATNPLLSGGGLSTVMAKPNGEVLRGLNNDPDRGLIMAFKTIETMSDRLGLVPTIKNRANEMYKILEDRKWSKGRNLDALLAACLYIACTQEEKPRTLKEIFSVANGASKKEIGKAKEHIMKQLKLSEMTQQEKHTGDYMRRFCSALGLNNQAIKAAQEALHKSQEFDIRRSPVSIAAAVIYILSQLSDDSNKKPLKDIAAVTGVAPATIKGSYKDLSPHASEIIPNWYRIYLSG, from the coding sequence ATGTTGTATTGCTCCGAATGCTGCTTTCAGACCGACGTGGTGTTCGACCACTCCACGGGCGACGCCGTTTGCAACAGCTGTGGCTTAGTGCTGGAGTCCCACTGCATCGACGAGACCACCGAGTGGAGAACATTTGACGACAGTAACCACGACCCTAACCGTGTTGGTGCAGCCACCAACCCTCTGTTGTCCGGTGGCGGACTCTCCACCGTCATGGCCAAGCCCAATGGAGAGGTCCTCCGTGGTCTGAATAACGATCCAGACCGGGGCTTGATAATGGCCTTCAAAACCATCGAGACCATGTCTGATAGGTTAGGCCTTGTTCCAACCATCAAGAATCGGGCAAATGAGATGTACAAGATTCTTGAAGATCGAAAGTGGAGCAAGGGGAGAAACCTAGATGCATTATTGGCTGCTTGCTTATACATTGCTTGTACACAAGAAGAGAAGCCCAGAACTCTCAAGGAGATCTTCTCCGTCGCAAATGGAGCCTCAAAGAAAGAGATCGGCAAAGCGAAGGAGCACATAATGAAGCAACTCAAGTTATCAGAGATGACACAACAGGAAAAGCATACTGGGGACTATATGAGGCGATTCTGCTCCGCTCTTGGCTTGAACAATCAAGCGATCAAAGCAGCTCAAGAAGCTTTACACAAGTCACAAGAATTTGATATAAGAAGGAGCCCAGTATCGATAGCCGCAGCTGTGATTTACATCCTCAGTCAGCTATCAGATGACAGTAACAAGAAGCCTCTTAAAGATATCGCTGCCGTTACAGGAGTAGCACCAGCAACTATCAAAGGTTCATACAAAGACCTTAGTCCTCATGCATCTGAAATAATACCAAACTGGTATAGAATATATTTGTCGGGCTGA
- the LOC126794539 gene encoding ribosomal RNA small subunit methyltransferase, which translates to MAGGKARKEKAKAGGAAATPYQGGISFHKSKGQHILKNPLLVDSIVQKSGIKSTDVILEIGPGTGNLTKKLLEAGKKVIAVEVDPRMVLELQRRFQGTPLSNRLQIIQGDVLKTELPYFDICVANIPYQISSPLTFKLLRHKPAFRCAIIMFQKEFAMRLIAQPGDKLYCRLTVNTQRLAQVSHLLKVGRNNFRPPPKVDSSVVRIEPRKQFEVNEKEWDGFLRICFNRKNKTLGSIFRQKKVLCLLEKNYKTLQALNLNPDQKGAMEETNEVMDFEDMEMDDDEADDEMEVEDGHAEGETSEFKEKVLKVLKDNDFENERSSKLKLREFVTLLAEFCKAGIHFS; encoded by the exons atggCGGGAGGCAAAGCGAGGAAAGAGAAGGCGAAGGCGGGTGGGGCTGCGGCGACGCCGTATCAAGGAGGCATCTCGTTCCACAAGTCGAAAGGTCAGCACATCCTCAAGAACCCTCTCCTCGTCGACTCCATTGTCCAGAAATCCGGCATCAAATCCACCGACGTCATCCTCGAAATCGGTCCCGGTACCGGTAATCTCACCAAGAAGCTTCTCGAAGCCGGCAAGAAGGTCATCGCCGTCGAGGTCGACCCTCGTATGGTCCTCGAGCTTCAACGACGATTCCAGGGCACTCCTCTCTCCAACCGCTTGCAg ATCATTCAAGGAGATGTGCTCAAGACCGAGCTTCCTTATTTCGATATATGCGTGGCCAACATCCCTTATCAGATCTCATCACCCCTCACCTTCAAGTTATTGCGTCACAAACCTGCATTTAGATGTGCTATTATTATGTTCCAAAAGGAATTCGCAATGAGGTTGATTGCGCAGCCAGGGGACAAGCTCTACTGCCGTCTTACGGTTAACACTCAGCGTTTGGCGCAAGTCTCTCATCTTCTTAAAGTTGGAAGGAACAATTTCCGCCCTCCGCCCAAGGTCGATTCCTCCGTGGTTCGGATTGAGCCCAGGAAGCAGTTTGAAGTGAATGAGAAGGAGTGGGATGGATTTTTGAGGATTTGTTTTAATAGGAAGAATAAGACACTTGGTTCCATCTTTAGGCAGAAAAAGGTTCTCTGTTTGCTTGAGAAGAATTATAAGACCCTGCAGGCACTTAACCTCAACCCTGATCAAAAGGGTGCCATGGAGGAGACCAATGAAGTGATGGATTTTGAGGATATGGAGATGGATGATGACGAAGCTGATGATGAAATGGAGGTGGAGGACGGTCATGCAGAAGGAGAGACATCTGAATTCAAAGAAAAGGTTTTAAAGGTGTTGAAGGATAATGATTTCGAAAACGAGAGGTCTTCAAAGCTTAAATTACGCGAGTTTGTAACCCTACTCGCTGAATTTTGCAAGGCTGGTATTCACTTCTCCTGA